One Candidatus Cloacimonadota bacterium genomic window carries:
- the dxs gene encoding 1-deoxy-D-xylulose-5-phosphate synthase, which translates to MILEKLNDPSAIKNLSPQELALLAKEIRKRIVDVVSLNGGHIAPSLGTVELTLALLTVFDPLKDRVVWDVGHQSYAWKILTGRNERFGTLRSFEGISGFTNRDESPCDAFSTGHSSTSVSAALGLACARDLQRESGFSIAVIGDGALTGGMSFEALNHAGHLQKNKFLVILNDNAMSISQNVGGLQKHMARMMASRPYNTLKQQIWDLSGTLPDNLRRRFILGAQKLEESMMNILVPNIIFEDLGFKYVGPIDGHDISLISSILRRVQRHMVGPVLLHVVTQKGRGYVPAERDASSFHGVGPFDANSGKQACSGSESWSEVFGKSLVRLAEADPKIVAITAAMAAGTGLTPFEKKFPKRFFDVGIAEQHAVTLAAGMACKGVKPFVAVYSTFLQRAIDQVIHDVALPRLPVVLCIDRAGLVGEDGSTHHGAFDVSLLSAIPNLTILSPSTAEELDAMLTFAAHHQDGPIAIRYPRGTAPCGETPLTEFAPGRAEVLHSGKKIALITDGGARTVAEKTHGLLLEAGLDPWLINLRSLKPLDEDLLLELAGSCSWLFTFETNAVIGGTGARIAQLLAAQPCQVANFGYPDSFVTHGKTEQLNELIGFTPKQLAEQILNHLKA; encoded by the coding sequence ATGATCTTGGAAAAACTTAATGACCCCTCCGCCATAAAAAATCTCAGTCCCCAGGAACTCGCCCTCCTGGCCAAGGAGATCCGCAAACGCATTGTGGATGTGGTTTCCCTCAACGGCGGACACATCGCCCCCAGCTTGGGCACGGTGGAACTCACCCTCGCCCTGCTCACCGTTTTTGACCCCCTCAAGGACCGTGTGGTCTGGGATGTGGGCCACCAGAGCTATGCCTGGAAGATCCTCACAGGGCGCAACGAGCGCTTCGGCACCCTGCGCTCCTTTGAGGGCATCAGCGGCTTCACCAACCGCGATGAAAGTCCCTGCGACGCCTTCAGCACAGGCCACAGCAGCACTTCCGTCTCCGCCGCCCTCGGCCTTGCCTGCGCCCGCGACCTGCAGCGCGAAAGCGGCTTTAGCATAGCCGTGATCGGCGACGGCGCCCTCACCGGCGGCATGAGCTTCGAAGCCCTCAACCACGCCGGGCATCTGCAGAAAAACAAGTTTCTGGTGATCCTCAACGACAACGCCATGTCCATCTCCCAAAACGTGGGCGGACTGCAGAAACACATGGCCAGGATGATGGCCAGCCGACCCTACAACACCCTCAAACAGCAGATTTGGGACCTCAGCGGCACCCTGCCGGACAACCTCCGACGCCGCTTCATCCTCGGCGCCCAAAAGCTGGAGGAATCGATGATGAACATCCTGGTGCCAAACATCATCTTCGAGGACCTCGGCTTCAAATATGTGGGCCCCATCGACGGCCACGACATCAGTCTCATTTCCAGCATCCTCCGCCGCGTCCAGCGCCACATGGTGGGCCCGGTGCTGCTGCACGTGGTTACCCAGAAAGGCCGCGGCTACGTTCCCGCGGAGCGGGACGCCTCTTCCTTCCACGGCGTGGGACCCTTCGACGCCAACAGCGGCAAGCAGGCCTGCAGCGGCAGCGAAAGCTGGAGCGAGGTCTTCGGCAAAAGCCTGGTCCGCCTGGCGGAAGCGGATCCCAAAATCGTGGCCATCACCGCCGCCATGGCTGCCGGAACCGGCCTCACCCCCTTTGAGAAGAAGTTTCCCAAGCGCTTTTTTGACGTCGGCATCGCCGAACAACACGCCGTTACCCTGGCCGCCGGGATGGCCTGCAAGGGTGTGAAACCTTTTGTGGCCGTCTACAGCACCTTCCTCCAGCGTGCCATCGACCAGGTGATCCACGACGTCGCCCTACCCCGCCTGCCGGTGGTTTTGTGCATCGACCGTGCCGGACTGGTGGGCGAAGATGGCTCCACGCATCACGGCGCTTTCGACGTTTCGCTGCTCTCCGCCATCCCCAATCTGACCATCCTTTCGCCTTCCACGGCGGAGGAACTGGACGCCATGCTCACTTTCGCCGCCCACCATCAGGACGGCCCGATCGCCATCCGCTATCCGCGCGGGACCGCACCCTGCGGGGAAACGCCGCTTACGGAATTCGCGCCGGGGCGGGCCGAGGTTCTCCACTCCGGTAAAAAAATCGCCCTCATCACCGACGGCGGGGCCAGAACGGTGGCGGAAAAAACCCACGGTCTGCTGCTTGAAGCCGGCCTGGACCCCTGGCTGATCAACCTCCGCAGCCTCAAACCGCTGGATGAAGACTTGCTGCTTGAACTGGCCGGAAGCTGCTCCTGGCTTTTCACCTTTGAAACCAACGCCGTGATCGGCGGCACTGGGGCCCGGATCGCCCAGCTGCTGGCCGCCCAACCTTGCCAGGTGGCCAATTTCGGCTATCCAGACAGCTTTGTCACCCACGGCAAGACCGAGCAACTGAACGAACTTATCGGCTTCACGCCAAAGCAGCTCGCAGAACAGATCCTGAACCACCTCAAAGCCTGA
- the mnmE gene encoding tRNA uridine-5-carboxymethylaminomethyl(34) synthesis GTPase MnmE — translation MPPTLEPICAQITPPGCAAVSVLRISGSGSIGIVAQFFRPRRKLLTSPSHRVVFGTFHSRDGRPLDQALCTVFRAPASYTGEDCVEISCHGNPRLSARILENLLLEARLAHPGEFTLRALLNGKLDLTQAEAVNDLISATGSKAENAALMQVRGLLSKPLREVLDAVNDARLRCELAIDFADQDLPPLDTADLRNRISAALEHARELHSEGARGRFIREGIRVCLAGAPNSGKSSLFNAFLRYNRAIVTPHPGTTRDYLEESVSLSGYNLILSDTAGLRDNAGPIEREGIDRSRGLMSSADLILFLLPVDEFTANNAAASLSPHPAKTLWLASKWDLGQPETPGSAPVDCRDGSAPELALPVSALAPDGLNTLQNAILKRFELPLENPDRPLVTNARHLAALQRAITALSSALVSLDSQAGYEFTAFDLIAAANALGEILGVSSDPDLLGRIFADFCIGK, via the coding sequence ATGCCGCCAACGCTAGAACCCATCTGCGCCCAGATCACCCCCCCGGGCTGCGCCGCCGTCAGCGTCCTGAGGATCAGCGGCAGCGGCAGCATCGGCATCGTTGCCCAGTTTTTCCGGCCCCGCCGGAAGCTGCTTACCAGCCCCTCTCACCGCGTTGTCTTTGGCACCTTTCACAGCCGGGACGGCCGGCCGCTGGACCAGGCCCTCTGCACCGTCTTCCGCGCCCCCGCCAGCTACACAGGCGAAGACTGCGTGGAGATATCCTGCCACGGCAACCCCCGCCTGAGCGCCAGGATACTGGAGAACCTTTTGCTGGAGGCGCGCCTGGCCCATCCGGGGGAATTCACCCTCCGTGCTTTGCTGAACGGCAAACTCGATCTCACCCAGGCCGAGGCCGTGAATGACCTCATCTCCGCCACCGGCAGCAAGGCCGAAAACGCCGCCCTGATGCAGGTGCGGGGACTTTTATCCAAACCCCTGCGGGAGGTGCTGGACGCCGTGAACGACGCCCGCCTGCGCTGCGAACTGGCCATCGATTTTGCCGATCAGGACCTCCCACCTCTCGACACCGCCGACCTGAGGAACAGGATCTCCGCCGCGCTGGAACATGCCCGGGAACTGCACAGCGAAGGAGCCCGGGGCCGCTTCATCCGCGAAGGGATCCGCGTCTGCCTCGCCGGAGCGCCCAACTCTGGAAAATCCTCCCTCTTCAACGCCTTTTTGCGCTACAACCGCGCCATCGTGACCCCCCATCCCGGCACCACCCGCGATTACCTGGAGGAAAGCGTTTCCCTGAGCGGCTACAACCTCATCCTCTCCGACACCGCCGGATTGCGCGACAACGCCGGTCCCATCGAGCGCGAAGGCATCGACCGCAGCCGGGGGCTGATGAGCTCCGCCGATCTGATCCTCTTTCTGCTGCCAGTGGATGAATTCACCGCAAACAACGCCGCCGCCTCCCTTTCACCCCATCCGGCCAAAACCCTCTGGCTGGCCAGCAAATGGGACCTTGGCCAACCCGAAACCCCAGGCTCCGCCCCGGTCGACTGCCGCGACGGCTCCGCTCCCGAACTCGCGCTACCCGTTTCAGCGCTGGCCCCGGATGGCCTGAACACCCTCCAAAACGCCATCCTGAAACGCTTTGAGCTGCCCCTGGAAAATCCCGACCGGCCCCTGGTCACCAACGCCCGGCACCTGGCCGCGCTGCAACGCGCCATCACAGCTCTCTCCAGTGCCCTGGTTTCCCTCGACAGCCAGGCC